Proteins found in one Streptococcus iniae genomic segment:
- the ruvB gene encoding Holliday junction branch migration DNA helicase RuvB, whose amino-acid sequence MTRILDNDVMGDEEFIERTLRPQYLREYIGQDKVKDQLNIFIKAAKMRDESLDHVLLFGPPGLGKTTMAFVIANELGVNLKQTSGPAIEKAGDLVAVLNDLEPGDVLFIDEIHRMPMAVEEVLYSAMEDFYIDIMIGAGDTSRSVHLDLPPFTLIGATTRAGMLSNPLRARFGITGHMEYYQVDDLTEIVERTADIFEMEIIHEAAYELARRSRGTPRIANRLLKRVRDYAQIMGDGLITTQITNKALEMLDVDHEGLDYVDQKILRTMIEMYNGGPVGLGTLSVNIAEERDTVEDMYEPYLIQKGFIMRTRSGRVATEKAYQHLNYPYLDSKK is encoded by the coding sequence ATGACTAGGATATTAGATAATGACGTTATGGGTGATGAAGAATTTATTGAAAGAACGCTTCGTCCTCAATATTTAAGAGAATACATTGGGCAAGATAAGGTCAAAGACCAGCTCAATATTTTTATAAAAGCGGCTAAGATGCGTGATGAATCTTTGGATCATGTTTTATTATTTGGGCCACCAGGTCTTGGTAAGACGACAATGGCTTTTGTTATTGCAAATGAATTAGGTGTCAATCTAAAGCAGACTTCGGGTCCAGCTATTGAAAAGGCTGGTGATTTGGTTGCTGTTCTTAATGATTTGGAACCGGGCGATGTCTTATTTATTGATGAAATTCATCGTATGCCAATGGCTGTTGAGGAAGTGCTTTACAGTGCGATGGAAGATTTCTATATTGATATCATGATTGGTGCGGGAGATACCAGCCGTAGTGTTCACTTGGATTTGCCCCCATTTACTCTTATTGGGGCAACAACTCGAGCAGGAATGTTATCTAATCCCCTTCGTGCGCGTTTTGGGATTACAGGTCATATGGAGTATTATCAGGTTGATGATTTAACGGAAATTGTTGAACGTACAGCCGATATCTTCGAAATGGAAATTATCCATGAGGCAGCCTACGAATTAGCTCGACGCAGTAGAGGGACACCTCGAATTGCCAATCGCCTTTTAAAACGTGTTCGAGATTATGCTCAAATTATGGGAGATGGCTTGATAACCACTCAGATTACAAATAAAGCTTTGGAGATGCTTGATGTTGATCATGAAGGATTGGACTATGTTGATCAAAAAATTCTTCGCACGATGATTGAAATGTATAATGGTGGTCCCGTTGGATTAGGAACCTTATCAGTTAATATTGCAGAAGAACGTGATACGGTTGAAGACATGTATGAACCTTATTTGATTCAAAAAGGTTTTATTATGAGGACTAGAAGTGGCCGAGTTGCTACAGAGAAAGCTTACCAACATCTTAATTATCCCTATTTAGACAGTAAAAAATAA
- a CDS encoding low molecular weight protein-tyrosine-phosphatase yields MMKVCFVCLGNICRSTMAEFVMKSLDESGALWVESRGTSSWEQGNPIHQGTQKILIKYGIPFDVTKQSQQIKLSDLKNNDLLIAMDTENLTDLLDLSNGQWDDKIKLFVPGGVPDPWYTGDFEETYQLVMEGCRKWLSYCLNRLENVENR; encoded by the coding sequence ATTATGAAAGTTTGTTTTGTTTGTCTAGGAAATATTTGTCGCAGTACAATGGCAGAATTTGTTATGAAGTCTTTGGATGAATCAGGTGCTCTTTGGGTTGAAAGTAGAGGGACTTCGAGTTGGGAGCAAGGGAATCCTATTCATCAGGGAACACAAAAAATACTGATAAAGTATGGGATTCCTTTTGATGTTACCAAGCAATCGCAACAAATCAAATTGTCTGACTTAAAAAACAATGATCTTCTTATTGCTATGGACACTGAGAATCTTACAGATTTATTGGATTTGTCAAACGGTCAATGGGATGATAAAATAAAACTTTTTGTTCCTGGAGGAGTTCCGGATCCGTGGTATACGGGTGATTTTGAAGAGACCTATCAACTTGTTATGGAAGGTTGTCGCAAATGGCTATCCTATTGCCTCAATAGATTGGAAAATGTAGAGAATAGATGA
- a CDS encoding MORN repeat protein, whose protein sequence is MEKLSAFIQRFNVTRAKLEIVTLIIIVVCGLSVVTTNHKSKTALTYDNGNIHYTGYVVNYRMTGKGKLVYANGDTYVGDFKKGIFDGNGTFKASTGWTYTGDFKKGQADGKGVLKAKNNKVYKGTFKQGIYQK, encoded by the coding sequence ATGGAAAAATTAAGTGCCTTTATTCAAAGGTTCAATGTTACAAGAGCAAAATTGGAAATTGTAACGCTGATTATTATTGTTGTTTGTGGTCTTTCTGTGGTGACCACTAATCACAAATCAAAAACAGCTTTGACATATGATAATGGTAACATTCACTATACAGGATATGTTGTTAATTATCGGATGACAGGAAAAGGAAAGTTGGTTTATGCTAACGGAGATACCTATGTTGGTGATTTTAAAAAAGGTATTTTTGATGGCAATGGAACATTTAAGGCAAGTACAGGTTGGACCTATACAGGTGACTTTAAAAAAGGTCAAGCTGATGGGAAAGGTGTCTTAAAAGCAAAAAATAACAAGGTTTATAAAGGAACCTTTAAACAGGGGATTTATCAAAAATGA
- a CDS encoding acyltransferase family protein, whose translation MRIKWFSLIRVTGLLLVLLYHFYKNAFQGGFVGVDVFFTFSGFLITALLIDEYSKSQTIDVISFYRRRFYRIFPPLLLMVLVVIPFTFLVKTDFVASIGQQIAATLGFTTNFYEILTGSSYESQFIPHLFVHTWSLAIEVHFYILWGLAVWFLAKRDYTDKQFRGILFMLSSGIFLISFVSMFARAFMVNNFSLIYFSSFSHAFPFFIGAMFATTTGVKDTTVRFQKNVRHWPRKYVIGVLGLSFALLFLLTLTLDFNHIFTYLFGFVLASLFTAMMIYAARVLSDQTPEWQEPKVLTYFADISYGIYLFHWPFYIIFTQLMPNWAAVILTMFFSILFSSLSYYIIEPMLQGKDIKLFDFKLDLQPYKLWIALSAFALVLMMMIRSATAPSIGKFETDLLVSTLQQNQNNINRTHTLAAGDASALGDVSIIGDSVALRSSHAFTKHMPEVQLDAAVSRNFGLAFEIFENRIKSNSLSRITVLAVGVNSLDNYKEDLQNFIDALPKGHRLVFVSPYNSKNPAQVAEARDYELQLSKKYSYVTVADWYKEAISKPEIWYGSDGVHYSDADTVGADLYVTTIKNAIERAAKNDAK comes from the coding sequence ATGAGAATAAAATGGTTTTCCTTGATTAGGGTAACGGGACTACTCCTTGTTTTACTCTATCATTTTTATAAAAATGCTTTCCAGGGTGGATTTGTTGGGGTAGATGTCTTTTTTACCTTTTCTGGATTTTTAATTACAGCTTTATTAATTGATGAATATTCTAAATCGCAAACAATTGATGTGATTAGTTTTTACAGAAGACGATTTTATCGTATTTTTCCACCATTACTGTTAATGGTTTTAGTGGTTATTCCTTTTACCTTTTTAGTAAAGACTGATTTTGTGGCAAGTATCGGGCAACAAATTGCAGCAACCTTAGGGTTTACCACTAATTTTTATGAAATTTTGACTGGAAGTAGTTATGAAAGTCAATTTATCCCACATCTTTTTGTTCATACTTGGAGTTTGGCAATTGAGGTTCATTTTTACATTTTGTGGGGCTTAGCCGTTTGGTTTTTAGCAAAACGTGATTATACAGATAAACAGTTCCGTGGCATTCTTTTTATGCTTTCAAGTGGTATTTTTCTGATTAGTTTTGTGAGTATGTTTGCGCGTGCTTTTATGGTAAATAATTTTTCCTTGATCTACTTTTCAAGTTTTTCGCATGCCTTCCCGTTCTTTATAGGAGCTATGTTTGCGACAACGACAGGGGTTAAAGACACAACGGTTCGTTTTCAAAAAAATGTTCGCCACTGGCCTCGAAAATACGTTATTGGGGTTTTGGGGCTGTCCTTTGCACTCTTATTCCTATTAACCTTAACTCTTGATTTCAATCATATCTTCACTTACCTTTTCGGCTTTGTTCTTGCAAGTCTATTTACTGCTATGATGATTTATGCCGCAAGAGTTTTGAGCGACCAAACACCTGAGTGGCAAGAACCTAAAGTGCTGACATACTTTGCGGATATCAGTTATGGAATCTATCTTTTTCATTGGCCATTTTACATCATTTTTACACAATTGATGCCAAATTGGGCTGCTGTTATCCTAACCATGTTTTTCTCAATCCTCTTTTCAAGTCTCTCTTACTATATCATTGAGCCTATGCTTCAGGGTAAAGATATTAAGCTGTTTGATTTCAAACTGGATTTACAGCCTTATAAACTGTGGATTGCTCTATCAGCTTTTGCCTTAGTTTTGATGATGATGATTAGAAGTGCTACTGCGCCAAGCATTGGAAAGTTTGAAACGGATTTATTGGTGAGTACGCTGCAACAAAACCAAAATAATATTAACCGGACCCATACGTTGGCAGCAGGAGATGCTTCAGCTTTAGGAGATGTAAGTATCATTGGAGATTCGGTTGCTTTAAGATCAAGTCATGCCTTTACCAAACATATGCCAGAAGTACAACTAGATGCGGCGGTTAGTCGTAATTTTGGACTTGCTTTTGAAATTTTTGAAAATAGGATTAAAAGCAATAGTTTATCGCGTATTACAGTTTTAGCGGTAGGGGTTAATTCACTTGATAATTATAAGGAAGATTTACAAAACTTTATTGATGCGTTACCAAAAGGACATCGGTTGGTATTTGTTTCACCTTATAATTCTAAAAATCCAGCTCAAGTTGCTGAAGCTAGGGATTACGAGTTGCAATTATCTAAGAAATATTCTTATGTTACTGTTGCAGACTGGTATAAAGAAGCTATCAGTAAACCAGAAATTTGGTATGGAAGTGATGGGGTACACTATAGTGATGCAGATACTGTAGGTGCTGATTTGTATGTGACAACCATCAAAAATGCTATTGAAAGAGCGGCAAAAAATGATGCAAAATAA